GGTGTACCCGCACGACCCGGGCAACGACGGGCGGTGCCGTGCCAGGCGTTCCGGGCCCGCGAGGATCCGCCGGACCGGGTCTAGCGCCAGTCCCCGGCGTCCCCCGCCGCGGAGACGCCTTCCCGGGCGAGGCGGGCCCGTTCCGCGAGGCCGTCCGCGCCGCATTCGAGGGCGAGCGCGCGGCCCCGTACGAGGTCGGCGGCCGACCGGGCGGCGATGCCGTACTCGACGCGGGCGACGGCCAGTTCGTACATGCAGGGGGACTCTTCGAGGTGGGTGACGGCCTCCGCGAGCAGGTTCGCGGCGGCCGGTCCGTCGGTCAGGGACGCCGAGCAGCAGAGCGCGACCCCGATCGCGGTGCGGGTGCCGAAGCGCTCGGCGCGGTCGCGGGCGTACGCGGCGAGTTCGGCGGCGCGTACGGGATCCACGTCGCGCAGCGCCCGCGCCAGGTCGAGGGCCCAGCCCGCCATGATGCCGTTGTGCCGGCCCCGTACGGTCAACGCCCGCCCCGTTGCCTCCAGTTCGGCGACCGCCTCCTCCGTACGGCCGAGGGCCAGCAGCAGCCGGCCCCGGACGGAGCGGGCGTCCGGGATGGCGATGGACGAGGCGTACGGCGGGGCGAAGGCGTAGCGTCCGGCCGCCTCCCGTGCCTCGTCGACCCGGCCGCGCGCGAGCAGGGTGTCGACCAGCATGCAGATGCCGTTCCAGTGAATCGGCAGGCGGTCGCCGACCCGGTCGGCCAGGCGCAGGCTCTCCCGCAGGTATGTCTCCGCCTCGGCGAGGCGCCCGCGCCGGCGGTGGGCATAGCCGACGAGCGTGTGGGCGAAGGCGAGATGGCCGCCGGACCAGCCGGAGATCTCGAAGGCGCGCATGCCTTCGTCGAACAGCCGCTCGGCGTGGTCGAGTTGGTCGGCGAACGCGAGGGAGAGCGCGAGCAGGGCGGGTGGTTCGAAACCCCAGGACGTGCCGGTCCAGCCGGTGCCGGGGGCGAGCGCCCCGTCGATCAGGGCGCTGTGGGCGATCCGGACGATCTCCTCGGCGCTCTCGCCGCGTGCCGTGGCGTCGAAGGCGCGCAGCATGAGCAGGACGCGTTCGGTGTTGTCGCGGCCGGTGAGTCCGGCGGCGGTCACGGCGAGCCGGTGGGAACGCTGCCGGCCGTCGTCCTCGTTGTCCTGCACGCCCTCCCACAGGAAGTGCGCGGTCTTCAGGCGCATCTGCGCGGGTCCCGGCGGGGTGCGGGCGGCCTCGGCGGCGACGACGTCGGCCGCCTCGGAGGTCTGGTCGTTGTGTGTCAGTGCCTGGGAGAGACGGAAGACGGCGTCGACGCGTGTGGTGTCGTCGAGGAGCCGTGTGTCGATGGCGTCGCGCAGATGGCGGACGGTGGTCGCGGGGGACGACAGCAGCGTGGCGCAGCCCAGTTCGTACAGCACCTGGGCGCGTACCGGGGGCAACGGCGGTTCGGTCAGGGCGCGTTCGAGGCAGCGGCGGGCGGCGTCGGGGGCGCCGACGGCGAGGTGTTCGGCGGCGGCCTCGCGCAACTGCGCGACGAGTTCGGAGTCGTTGTCGGGGTGGACCTGGAGCAGGTGCCGGGCGGCGAGGGCGGCGCCCCGGCCGCTGCGGGTGACGAGCCAGGCGGCGCGGCCGTGGAAGGCGGTCCGGGTGGCGCCGGGGATGGCGCGGTAGACGGCGGTCGCGATGAGGGGGTGGACGAATTCCAGCGGGTCGGTGCCGACGAGGATGCGGGCCGCCCTGAGCCGTTCGGCGCAGTGTGCGGCCTCGTCGGGGCCCATCCCGGCGAGGGCGACGACGAGTTCGAGGGAGATGTCGGTGCCGAGTATCGCGGCCGCCCAGGCGAAGCGGGTCGTGGTGGTGCCCAGTTCCTCCAGTCGGGTGATCAGTCCGGTGCCGCGTGTCGTGGCGCCGAGCGCGCTGAGGGTGTCGGCCGACGTGGCGACGGGGTCGAGGGCCTCGTCCCGTGCCTTGGCGAGGAGTTCGACGGTCTCGTAGGCGTTGCCGCCGGTGACTTCCCACACCTCGCGGCAGAACGGGTCGTCGGCGTGGTCGCCGAGGGCGGCGCGGGCGAGCCGGGCGGTGGCCTCGGAGGTGAGGGCCTTCAGGGTGACGACCAGCCGGGCGCTGTCGCCGACGGCCCGCAGGAGGTGCGCGCACTCGCCGATGGCCTCCTCGCTGCGGTACGCGACGACGACGAGGATCGGCGGGCCGCCCCGGCGCCGGGCGAAGGACGCCAGCCAGGCGAGGGACTCCAGGTCCGACCAGTGCGCGTCGTCCACGAGCACGACGAGCGGGGGCCGGTCCTCGGCGAGCCTGCGGAAGAGGGCCTCCAGGCCGTCCCGTACGCCCTGCGGGTCGGCGGGGTGGTCCCGGGGCGGCGCCACGCCGAGGGCGGGGCCGACGATGTCGTACCCGTCACCGAGCAGGGCCCGTACGCCGGGGCCGCGCTCGGCCAGCGCGGGCCGCAGCAGCTGCCGTACGACGTGGAACGGCACGGATGTCACGGTCTCGCCGCCGCGCGCCGACCAGACCGTGCAGCGCCCGGCCGCCATGCGCCGGACCTCGGAGAGCAGCGCGGTCTTGCCGAGGCCGGCCGCGCCCCGGTAGACGAGGAGGCTGCCGCAGGGCGTGTCCCCGA
Above is a window of Streptomyces sp. NBC_01498 DNA encoding:
- a CDS encoding ATP-binding protein, with the translated sequence MAPPSEDPAGLRLLEREPEIAAAAHAVEGLFGDTPCGSLLVYRGAAGLGKTALLSEVRRMAAGRCTVWSARGGETVTSVPFHVVRQLLRPALAERGPGVRALLGDGYDIVGPALGVAPPRDHPADPQGVRDGLEALFRRLAEDRPPLVVLVDDAHWSDLESLAWLASFARRRGGPPILVVVAYRSEEAIGECAHLLRAVGDSARLVVTLKALTSEATARLARAALGDHADDPFCREVWEVTGGNAYETVELLAKARDEALDPVATSADTLSALGATTRGTGLITRLEELGTTTTRFAWAAAILGTDISLELVVALAGMGPDEAAHCAERLRAARILVGTDPLEFVHPLIATAVYRAIPGATRTAFHGRAAWLVTRSGRGAALAARHLLQVHPDNDSELVAQLREAAAEHLAVGAPDAARRCLERALTEPPLPPVRAQVLYELGCATLLSSPATTVRHLRDAIDTRLLDDTTRVDAVFRLSQALTHNDQTSEAADVVAAEAARTPPGPAQMRLKTAHFLWEGVQDNEDDGRQRSHRLAVTAAGLTGRDNTERVLLMLRAFDATARGESAEEIVRIAHSALIDGALAPGTGWTGTSWGFEPPALLALSLAFADQLDHAERLFDEGMRAFEISGWSGGHLAFAHTLVGYAHRRRGRLAEAETYLRESLRLADRVGDRLPIHWNGICMLVDTLLARGRVDEAREAAGRYAFAPPYASSIAIPDARSVRGRLLLALGRTEEAVAELEATGRALTVRGRHNGIMAGWALDLARALRDVDPVRAAELAAYARDRAERFGTRTAIGVALCCSASLTDGPAAANLLAEAVTHLEESPCMYELAVARVEYGIAARSAADLVRGRALALECGADGLAERARLAREGVSAAGDAGDWR